A window of Aeromicrobium sp. A1-2 contains these coding sequences:
- a CDS encoding sulfate ABC transporter permease produces MASRIATPTAGTYVRRAIVAAYLFFLIVWPVSLVVVTTFDGGLGNLRGALSDPEVTFALQLTIYVALWAVAINTVFGVGISLLMVRYDSPGRGVLSALIDLPLSVSPVVVGLALLLAYGSTNGLLGPELDRAGIQIAFAPPGIILATAFVSLPLVVRELVPVLQEIGTEQEQAARSLGAGPLQTFRRITLPSIKWALIYGVVLSLARSLGEFGAVKVISGNIAQQTQTATLVVEEKYQDFEQGSAYATSFLLALIAVAALVVVTILRPKDETDGD; encoded by the coding sequence GTGGCTAGCCGGATCGCGACCCCGACGGCCGGGACGTACGTCCGACGCGCGATTGTCGCCGCGTACCTTTTCTTCCTGATCGTCTGGCCAGTGTCACTCGTCGTCGTCACAACCTTCGACGGCGGGCTGGGCAACCTCCGGGGCGCGCTGTCCGACCCCGAGGTGACGTTCGCACTGCAGCTCACGATCTACGTCGCGCTGTGGGCCGTCGCGATCAATACAGTATTCGGCGTCGGGATCTCGCTGCTGATGGTGCGATACGACTCCCCCGGCCGCGGGGTCCTGTCGGCCCTGATCGATCTGCCGTTGTCGGTTTCGCCCGTCGTCGTGGGGCTCGCGCTTCTCCTGGCCTACGGCAGCACCAATGGCCTGCTCGGACCCGAGCTCGACCGCGCCGGCATCCAGATCGCGTTCGCCCCGCCGGGCATCATCTTGGCCACGGCCTTCGTGAGCCTGCCGCTGGTCGTGCGCGAGCTCGTGCCCGTCCTGCAGGAGATCGGCACCGAGCAGGAACAGGCCGCTCGCAGCCTCGGGGCCGGGCCCCTCCAGACCTTCCGCCGGATCACGCTCCCCTCGATCAAGTGGGCCCTGATCTACGGCGTCGTGCTGAGCCTGGCCCGCTCGCTCGGAGAATTCGGCGCGGTCAAGGTCATCTCCGGCAATATCGCCCAGCAGACCCAGACCGCGACGCTCGTCGTCGAGGAGAAGTACCAGGACTTCGAGCAGGGATCGGCGTACGCAACGTCGTTCCTGCTTGCACTGATCGCGGTCGCGGCGCTCGTCGTTGTGACCATCCTCCGACCCAAGGACGAGACCGATGGGGATTGA
- a CDS encoding sulfate/molybdate ABC transporter ATP-binding protein: MGIEIRGINKAFGDFVALQDINLSIPSGQLTALLGPSGGGKSTLLRIIAGLESSHSGSIVIEGRDTTNVPAQKRNVGFVFQHYAAFKHMTVAKNIAFGLEIRKTPKDEVRRRVDDLLELVHLEQFADRLPAQLSGGQRQRMALARALAIEPSVLLLDEPFGALDAKVRKELRNWLRRLHDEVHVTTVFVTHDQEEALEVSDSLVVINEGRIEQIGSPDDLYDRPASDFVLSFLGPVTRLRDRLIRPHDIDITRYEHAATASGPITRWTRVGFEIRLEVTPDDVLHPDPVQVVITRAEATALQLHLGDLVWLRPRVGAEQVSR, from the coding sequence ATGGGGATTGAGATCCGCGGGATCAACAAGGCATTCGGCGACTTCGTCGCGCTGCAGGACATCAACCTCAGCATTCCCAGCGGACAGCTCACGGCGCTTCTCGGACCCAGCGGCGGCGGCAAGTCGACCCTGCTCCGGATCATCGCCGGGCTCGAGTCCTCCCACAGTGGCAGCATCGTGATCGAGGGCCGCGACACCACCAACGTCCCCGCCCAGAAGCGCAACGTCGGGTTCGTGTTTCAGCACTACGCCGCGTTCAAGCACATGACGGTCGCCAAGAACATCGCCTTCGGGTTGGAGATCCGCAAGACGCCCAAGGACGAGGTGCGACGCCGGGTCGACGACCTGCTCGAACTCGTGCACCTCGAGCAGTTCGCCGACCGGCTGCCGGCGCAGCTGTCGGGCGGCCAGCGCCAACGGATGGCCCTGGCCCGAGCTCTCGCGATCGAGCCGAGCGTGCTGCTGCTCGACGAGCCCTTCGGTGCACTGGACGCCAAGGTGCGCAAGGAGCTGCGGAACTGGCTACGCCGACTGCACGACGAGGTGCACGTGACGACGGTTTTCGTGACGCACGACCAGGAGGAGGCCCTGGAGGTCTCGGACAGCCTGGTCGTGATCAACGAGGGACGCATCGAGCAGATCGGCTCGCCCGACGACTTGTACGACCGACCCGCCAGCGACTTCGTCCTGTCGTTCCTCGGCCCCGTCACGCGCCTCCGAGACCGACTGATTCGACCCCACGACATCGACATCACCCGCTACGAGCACGCCGCTACCGCCTCCGGCCCGATCACCCGATGGACCCGGGTCGGCTTCGAGATCAGGCTCGAGGTGACGCCCGACGACGTGCTCCACCCCGACCCCGTCCAAGTCGTGATCACCCGGGCCGAGGCCACGGCGCTGCAGCTCCACCTGGGCGACCTGGTCTGGCTCCGCCCGCGTGTGGGAGCCGAGCAGGTCAGCCGCTGA
- a CDS encoding NADP-dependent isocitrate dehydrogenase, which produces MPLMAKIIYTHTDEAPMLATYSFLPVIEAYASTAGVEVETRDISLAGRIISLFGDHLTAEQQVDDALAELGQLAKQPEANIIKLPNVSASIPQLKSAVAELQSQGYALPDYPDDPQTDAERDARSRYDKVKGSAVNPVLREGNSDRRAPASVKNYARKHPHSMGAWSSDSKTNVATMAQDDFRANEKSVVIESDGTIAILLIGDDGSTATLKDAFPVLAGEIIDGTVMRAAALDAFLTEQIARAKSEGVLFSVHLKATMMKVSDPVIFGHVVKAFFPAVFEQYGADLEAAGLSPSNGLGGILAGLDALPNGAEIKAAFERGIADGPALAMVDSDKGITNLHVPSDVIVDASMPAMIRTSGHMWGPDGDEADTLAVIPDSSYAGVYQTVIDDCRVNGAYDPTTMGSVPNVGLMAQAAEEYGSHDKTFEIQTGGTVQVVDGAGRVLIEHSVEPGDVWRACQTKDVPIRDWVKLAVTRARASATPAVFWLDPTRAHDVNLRAKVEAYLPDHDTEGLTIEVMSPADATQYSIDRIRRGEDTISVTGNVLRDYNTDLFPILELGTSAKMLSIVPLINGGGLFETGAGGSAPKHVQQLIKENHLRWDSLGEFLALASSFEHMATTTGNARAQILADTLDRATGTFLDENKSPSRKVGEIDNRGSHYYLALYWAQELAKQTEDAELAAGFAEVAEALTSNEDTINGELLSVQGSPADIGGYFRPDDAKVNAVMRPSGTFTEVLQGLVARLG; this is translated from the coding sequence ATCCCACTCATGGCCAAGATCATCTACACCCACACTGACGAAGCGCCGATGCTGGCCACGTACTCCTTCCTCCCGGTCATCGAGGCGTACGCCTCGACCGCCGGCGTCGAGGTCGAGACCCGGGACATCTCCCTGGCCGGTCGCATCATCTCGCTGTTCGGCGATCACCTGACCGCCGAGCAGCAGGTCGACGATGCGCTCGCCGAGCTCGGTCAGCTGGCCAAGCAGCCCGAGGCCAACATCATCAAGCTGCCCAACGTCAGCGCCTCGATCCCGCAGCTCAAGTCGGCTGTCGCCGAGCTGCAGTCCCAGGGGTATGCGCTTCCGGACTACCCCGACGACCCCCAGACCGACGCGGAGCGTGACGCTCGGTCCCGCTACGACAAGGTCAAGGGCAGCGCCGTCAACCCGGTCCTGCGTGAGGGCAACTCGGACCGACGTGCCCCGGCCTCGGTCAAGAACTACGCGCGCAAGCACCCGCACTCGATGGGTGCGTGGAGCAGCGACTCCAAGACCAACGTTGCGACGATGGCACAAGACGACTTCCGCGCGAACGAGAAGTCGGTCGTGATCGAGTCCGACGGCACGATCGCGATCCTGCTGATCGGTGACGATGGCTCGACCGCGACGTTGAAGGATGCCTTCCCGGTGCTGGCCGGCGAGATCATCGACGGCACCGTGATGCGGGCCGCCGCGCTCGACGCGTTCCTGACCGAGCAGATCGCCCGGGCGAAGTCCGAGGGTGTCCTGTTCTCGGTGCACCTCAAGGCCACCATGATGAAGGTCTCGGATCCGGTCATCTTCGGCCACGTCGTCAAGGCGTTCTTCCCCGCTGTGTTCGAGCAGTACGGTGCGGATCTCGAGGCGGCCGGACTCAGCCCGAGCAACGGCCTCGGCGGCATCCTTGCGGGTCTCGACGCGCTTCCCAACGGTGCCGAGATCAAGGCCGCGTTCGAGCGCGGCATCGCCGACGGCCCCGCCCTGGCGATGGTCGACTCCGACAAGGGCATCACCAACCTGCACGTGCCGAGTGACGTCATCGTCGACGCGTCGATGCCCGCCATGATCCGCACCTCGGGCCACATGTGGGGGCCCGACGGCGATGAGGCCGACACGCTTGCGGTCATCCCGGACAGCTCGTACGCCGGCGTCTATCAGACCGTCATCGACGATTGCCGGGTCAACGGCGCGTACGACCCCACCACGATGGGCTCGGTGCCCAACGTCGGACTCATGGCGCAGGCGGCCGAGGAGTACGGCAGCCACGACAAGACTTTCGAGATCCAGACCGGCGGCACCGTCCAGGTGGTCGATGGTGCCGGGCGCGTGCTGATCGAGCACTCGGTCGAGCCGGGCGACGTCTGGCGCGCCTGCCAGACCAAGGACGTGCCGATCCGCGATTGGGTCAAGCTCGCCGTGACTCGTGCCCGCGCTTCCGCGACGCCCGCGGTGTTCTGGCTCGACCCGACCCGCGCCCACGACGTCAACCTGCGCGCCAAGGTCGAGGCGTACCTGCCCGATCACGACACCGAGGGCCTGACGATCGAGGTCATGTCACCGGCGGACGCGACGCAGTACTCGATCGATCGCATCCGGCGGGGCGAGGACACGATCTCGGTCACCGGCAACGTGCTCCGTGACTACAACACCGATCTGTTCCCGATCCTCGAGCTCGGCACGAGCGCGAAGATGCTCTCGATCGTCCCGCTGATCAACGGCGGAGGGCTGTTCGAGACCGGCGCCGGCGGGTCGGCGCCCAAGCACGTCCAGCAGCTCATCAAGGAGAACCACCTCCGCTGGGACAGCCTGGGGGAGTTCCTTGCCCTCGCCTCGAGCTTTGAGCACATGGCGACCACGACCGGCAACGCCCGCGCGCAGATCCTGGCCGACACCCTCGACCGGGCCACCGGCACGTTCCTGGACGAGAACAAGTCGCCCAGCCGCAAGGTCGGCGAGATCGACAACCGCGGAAGCCACTACTACCTCGCGCTCTACTGGGCGCAGGAGCTGGCCAAGCAGACCGAGGACGCCGAGCTGGCGGCCGGATTCGCCGAGGTCGCCGAGGCGCTGACCTCGAACGAGGACACCATTAACGGCGAGCTGCTCTCGGTGCAGGGAAGCCCCGCCGACATCGGCGGCTACTTCCGTCCGGACGACGCCAAGGTCAACGCCGTGATGCGGCCGTCCGGGACGTTCACCGAGGTGCTCCAGGGCCTCGTCGCACGGCTGGGCTGA
- a CDS encoding MFS transporter produces MTLALLALALGGFAIGTTEFMTMGLLPDIADGIGQSIPATGHIITAYAFGVVVGAPIIVSLGARLPKRELAIGLILALGVGNALTAVAQGYVPVLLARFVAGLPHGAYFGVASLLAASLVRPELRGRAVSSVMLGLSVATVVGVPASTLLGQGLGWRSAYWAVLGIAIAAAAMIALFVPHSAPDKSASLRRELAALRRPQVLFAVSAGMVGFGGLFAMYSYIAPIITDVTELSRSWIAVGLLAFGIGSVLGSWVAGVMADWNVERSVLLGFAATIVVLAVFYGVASFAVPMLVLVFCVGALGSIVAINLQIRLMDAAGDAQMLGAALNHSALNVANGLGAFFGAVIIEAGHGYRATSLVGVVLASLGLLIFAVGLTVQRRSAETARAVVSG; encoded by the coding sequence GTGACCTTGGCCCTGCTCGCCCTGGCGTTGGGTGGCTTTGCGATCGGCACTACCGAGTTCATGACGATGGGCCTGCTGCCCGACATCGCCGATGGCATCGGTCAGTCGATTCCCGCTACGGGCCACATCATCACGGCGTACGCCTTCGGCGTCGTGGTCGGTGCCCCGATCATCGTGTCGCTGGGCGCGCGTCTGCCCAAGCGCGAGCTCGCGATCGGGCTGATCCTGGCGCTTGGTGTCGGCAACGCTTTGACGGCGGTCGCGCAGGGCTACGTGCCCGTGCTCCTGGCCCGCTTCGTTGCGGGGCTCCCGCACGGGGCGTACTTCGGTGTCGCCTCTCTGCTGGCTGCCTCGCTCGTACGTCCTGAGCTGCGCGGGCGCGCGGTCAGCTCGGTAATGCTCGGGCTGTCCGTCGCGACAGTCGTGGGAGTCCCGGCGAGCACGCTGCTCGGGCAGGGACTCGGCTGGCGCAGCGCGTACTGGGCGGTGCTGGGTATCGCGATCGCTGCTGCAGCAATGATCGCGCTGTTCGTGCCGCACTCGGCTCCGGACAAGAGTGCCTCGCTGCGCCGCGAGCTGGCGGCGCTCAGACGTCCGCAGGTGCTGTTCGCGGTGTCGGCCGGGATGGTCGGCTTCGGTGGGCTGTTCGCGATGTACAGCTACATCGCGCCGATCATCACCGACGTCACGGAGCTCTCCAGGAGCTGGATCGCGGTCGGCCTGCTGGCGTTCGGCATCGGATCGGTCCTCGGCTCGTGGGTCGCCGGCGTCATGGCCGACTGGAATGTCGAGCGCTCGGTGCTGCTGGGCTTCGCCGCGACGATCGTCGTGCTCGCGGTGTTCTACGGCGTTGCCTCGTTCGCCGTCCCGATGTTGGTGCTGGTGTTCTGCGTCGGCGCCCTCGGCTCGATCGTCGCGATCAATCTGCAGATCCGACTGATGGATGCCGCCGGCGATGCACAGATGCTGGGCGCCGCCCTCAACCACTCGGCGCTCAACGTCGCGAACGGTCTCGGCGCGTTCTTCGGTGCGGTCATCATTGAGGCCGGACACGGTTATCGCGCGACGAGCCTGGTCGGGGTCGTCCTGGCGAGCCTGGGCCTGCTGATCTTCGCGGTCGGGCTGACGGTCCAGCGCCGGTCCGCCGAGACCGCGCGGGCGGTCGTCAGCGGCTGA
- the purU gene encoding formyltetrahydrofolate deformylase: MPSSFVLTLSCPDRPGLVYAVSGWIAGSGGNILDSQQFSDTSDAEFFLRVHFTMPVETSAAALGERFAILADEHHMAFRLVAAETPTRTLVMVSREGHCLNDLLYRQSAGGLNIQIPAVVSNHRDLERLAGAYDVPFHHVPVDDKAKAEARLLELVDELDVDLVVLARYMQIITDDTCRTLEGRAINIHHSFLPSFKGARPYQQAHDRGVKLIGATAHYVTAALDEGPIIDQGVLRVDHRMTAGDLARIGRDVEAQTLSRAVQLHAESRVLMNGPRTVVFD; encoded by the coding sequence GTGCCTTCGTCCTTCGTCCTGACCCTGTCCTGCCCTGACCGACCCGGGCTGGTCTATGCCGTGAGCGGCTGGATCGCCGGTTCCGGCGGCAACATCCTTGACAGCCAACAGTTCTCCGACACCAGCGACGCAGAGTTCTTCCTGCGGGTCCACTTCACGATGCCGGTCGAGACCTCGGCCGCTGCGCTCGGCGAGCGGTTCGCGATTCTCGCGGACGAGCACCACATGGCATTCCGGTTGGTCGCCGCCGAGACGCCGACTCGGACCCTGGTCATGGTGTCGCGCGAGGGTCACTGCCTCAACGACCTGTTGTATCGGCAGAGCGCCGGTGGCCTCAACATCCAGATCCCCGCCGTGGTGTCCAACCATCGCGATCTCGAACGACTGGCCGGTGCGTACGACGTCCCCTTTCATCACGTGCCGGTGGACGACAAGGCCAAGGCTGAGGCCCGCCTGCTCGAGCTCGTCGACGAGCTCGACGTCGATCTGGTGGTGCTCGCGCGCTACATGCAGATCATCACCGACGACACGTGCCGCACGCTCGAGGGCCGGGCCATCAACATCCACCACAGCTTCCTGCCGAGCTTCAAGGGCGCGCGCCCGTATCAGCAGGCTCACGACCGGGGCGTCAAGCTCATCGGCGCCACGGCCCACTACGTCACCGCGGCCCTGGACGAGGGCCCGATCATCGACCAGGGCGTCCTGCGGGTCGACCATCGGATGACCGCCGGCGACCTGGCCCGGATCGGTCGCGACGTCGAGGCGCAGACGCTGTCGCGCGCCGTCCAGCTGCATGCCGAGTCGCGGGTGCTGATGAACGGCCCCCGGACCGTGGTCTTCGACTAG
- the aqpZ gene encoding aquaporin Z, which yields MSAPTMSHRLGAETLGTFWLVLGGVGTAVLAGSSSGVGTLGIALAFGLTVVTGAYAFGHISGGHFNPAVTVGLATARRFDWKDAPGYFAAQIVGATVAGAVILAIASGADAFDARASGFGTNGYGDRSPGGYSLLAVIITEIVLTAFFLYVIFGATAKRAAVGFSGLAIGLALTLIHLISIPVDGTSVNPARSLGVAWFAGNDALSQVWVFILAPVIGAAIAGITHVLIVGEDHD from the coding sequence ATGTCCGCTCCCACGATGTCCCACCGCCTCGGCGCCGAGACGCTCGGCACGTTCTGGCTCGTGCTCGGCGGAGTCGGCACGGCAGTGCTCGCCGGAAGCAGCAGCGGGGTCGGCACGCTCGGTATCGCCCTGGCCTTCGGCCTGACCGTGGTGACCGGCGCCTACGCCTTCGGCCACATCTCCGGCGGCCACTTCAACCCCGCGGTGACCGTGGGCCTGGCCACGGCCAGACGCTTCGACTGGAAGGACGCGCCCGGCTACTTCGCAGCGCAAATCGTCGGCGCGACAGTCGCTGGCGCGGTCATTCTCGCGATCGCATCCGGCGCCGACGCCTTCGACGCCCGGGCCAGCGGCTTCGGCACGAACGGGTACGGCGACCGGTCACCTGGCGGCTACAGCCTGCTCGCGGTGATCATCACCGAGATCGTGCTGACCGCGTTCTTCCTGTACGTGATCTTCGGCGCGACCGCGAAGAGGGCCGCGGTCGGCTTCTCCGGCCTGGCGATCGGCCTCGCGCTGACCCTGATCCATCTGATCTCGATTCCGGTCGACGGTACGTCGGTCAACCCGGCGCGGTCGCTGGGTGTTGCCTGGTTCGCTGGCAACGATGCGCTCTCCCAGGTCTGGGTGTTCATCCTCGCGCCGGTCATCGGCGCAGCGATCGCCGGCATCACCCACGTACTGATCGTCGGCGAGGATCACGACTGA
- a CDS encoding Fur family transcriptional regulator, whose translation MSPTQLSADPAELRAELQRAGLRVTTPRVAVLAALTTQPHSGADTIFRTVLDDLPTTSVQAVYGVLGSLTDAGLLRRIEPAGSSALYERRTGDNHHHLVCTSCSAVEDVDCATGEAPCLTPSQSHGFAIDQAEVTFWGLCPTCQSGH comes from the coding sequence ATGTCCCCGACCCAGCTCTCCGCCGATCCGGCCGAGCTGCGCGCTGAGTTGCAACGGGCCGGGCTGAGGGTCACAACCCCGCGGGTTGCGGTCCTGGCCGCCCTGACGACACAGCCCCACTCGGGCGCCGACACGATCTTCCGGACGGTCCTCGACGACCTGCCGACGACCTCGGTGCAGGCGGTCTACGGAGTGCTCGGCTCGCTGACCGACGCGGGCCTGCTGCGCCGCATCGAGCCGGCCGGATCGTCGGCGTTGTACGAACGGCGCACCGGCGACAACCACCACCACCTCGTCTGCACCTCATGCAGTGCCGTCGAGGATGTCGACTGCGCGACGGGCGAGGCCCCGTGCCTCACTCCATCGCAGTCACACGGATTTGCCATCGACCAGGCCGAAGTGACGTTCTGGGGCCTGTGCCCCACATGTCAGTCCGGTCACTGA
- a CDS encoding sulfate ABC transporter substrate-binding protein, whose translation MLTRRARPIRILATSAAVAVLTACAPTSGSTDQGTSSTTLSLVAYSVPKAADRALEKAFADRQTGDQVAWRESLGASGDQSRAVANGLRADFVHFSLTPDVTRLVDQGLVADTWNDGTNQGIISTSVVAIVVRKGNPLHITSFADLAKPGIDVVTPNPGSSGSARWNILAAYQSVIAGGGSRADARTYLTRLFANVAALPGSGRDATTAFTSGTGDVLLSYENEAILARQSGEELDYLVPSDNLLIENPGAVTTNAAPAAQDFLDFALSATGQGIYAAHGFRPLASVAGVDTSDVKGANDPRDPFPAIDKLSTIDETFGGWHAANATFFGDDGIITRIVAQSGKS comes from the coding sequence GTGCTGACCAGACGCGCCCGACCGATCAGGATCCTCGCCACCTCGGCCGCCGTCGCCGTCCTGACCGCGTGCGCCCCTACCAGCGGGAGCACCGACCAGGGCACCTCGTCGACGACGCTGTCGCTGGTCGCCTACTCGGTCCCCAAGGCCGCAGACAGGGCGCTCGAGAAGGCGTTCGCCGACCGCCAGACCGGCGACCAGGTCGCGTGGCGGGAGTCGTTGGGGGCCTCCGGTGACCAGAGCCGGGCCGTGGCCAACGGGCTCAGGGCCGACTTCGTGCACTTTTCCCTGACCCCCGACGTGACCCGTCTGGTCGACCAAGGACTCGTGGCCGACACCTGGAACGACGGCACCAACCAAGGCATCATCAGCACCTCGGTCGTGGCCATCGTCGTACGCAAGGGCAATCCCCTGCACATCACCTCCTTCGCCGACCTCGCCAAGCCGGGCATCGACGTCGTGACGCCCAATCCGGGATCCTCCGGCTCGGCCAGGTGGAACATCCTCGCGGCCTATCAGTCGGTGATCGCAGGCGGCGGCAGCCGGGCCGACGCACGCACGTACCTCACGAGGCTGTTTGCGAACGTCGCCGCGTTGCCCGGCAGCGGGCGCGACGCGACCACGGCATTCACGAGCGGGACCGGAGACGTGCTGCTGTCGTACGAGAACGAGGCGATCCTCGCCCGACAAAGTGGCGAGGAACTCGACTACCTCGTCCCGAGCGACAACCTGCTGATCGAGAATCCCGGCGCGGTGACAACGAACGCTGCCCCAGCAGCACAGGACTTCCTGGACTTCGCGCTCAGCGCGACGGGTCAGGGCATCTACGCCGCGCACGGCTTCCGACCGTTGGCCTCGGTCGCCGGAGTCGACACCTCGGATGTCAAGGGCGCGAACGACCCCCGGGATCCGTTCCCCGCGATCGACAAGCTGTCCACGATCGATGAGACCTTCGGCGGCTGGCACGCCGCCAATGCGACCTTCTTCGGCGACGACGGCATCATCACCCGGATCGTCGCGCAGTCCGGGAAGTCATGA
- a CDS encoding MFS transporter: MASPQGQKTDLPEGYKPWPALWAMVIGFFMILVDNTIVFVATPAIARDLNADANAVIWVTSAYLLAYAVPLLVTGRLGDQFGPKRVYLVGLTIFTLASLWCGLTGSIEMLIVARVVQGIGASLITPQTMAVITRTFPPAKRGSAMALWGATAGVATLVGPILGGVLVDSLGWEWIFFINVPVGIVGFIVAVRLVPVLKTHPHTFDLLGVALSGLGMFLIVFGIQEGEKYHWGTITGIISVPLLISLGLLLFAAFIWWQSRIKREPLVPLGLFRDRNFSLGNGGIALVSLAITAMSLPIQFYAQGVRGWSPTQAALLMVPMAVVLMVLSPFVGKLVDRAHPRNITLVGFSTAAIAMLWLSLILTPTTPVWQLLLPMALFGVSNACLWAPLSATATRNLPMASAGAGAGVYNTTRQIGAVLGSAAIASLIEARLAANALGGSSGDFFSQKGPMPAQVQGPFADAMAQSLLLPVFAFAIGIVAVLFFAAPSHEGRREGPPVAAPVTAK, from the coding sequence ATGGCATCCCCCCAAGGCCAGAAGACCGATCTGCCCGAAGGCTACAAGCCATGGCCCGCACTCTGGGCCATGGTCATCGGCTTCTTCATGATCCTGGTCGACAACACGATCGTGTTCGTCGCGACACCGGCGATCGCTCGCGATCTCAACGCCGACGCCAACGCCGTCATCTGGGTCACCAGTGCCTACCTGCTGGCGTACGCCGTGCCCCTTCTGGTCACCGGCCGGCTCGGTGACCAGTTCGGGCCCAAGCGGGTCTACCTCGTCGGGCTCACGATCTTCACCCTGGCCTCATTGTGGTGCGGGCTGACCGGCTCGATCGAGATGCTGATCGTGGCTCGGGTCGTGCAGGGCATCGGCGCTTCGCTGATCACGCCCCAGACCATGGCCGTCATCACCCGCACGTTCCCTCCGGCCAAGCGCGGCAGCGCGATGGCCCTGTGGGGAGCGACCGCCGGCGTCGCAACACTCGTCGGCCCGATTCTGGGTGGAGTCCTCGTCGACAGCCTCGGCTGGGAGTGGATCTTCTTCATCAACGTCCCGGTCGGCATCGTCGGCTTCATCGTGGCGGTCCGACTCGTGCCCGTGCTGAAGACGCACCCCCACACCTTCGACCTCCTGGGCGTCGCCCTGAGCGGGCTCGGCATGTTCCTGATCGTCTTCGGCATCCAGGAGGGCGAGAAGTACCACTGGGGCACGATCACGGGCATCATCAGCGTGCCGCTGCTGATCTCGCTGGGACTCCTGCTCTTCGCGGCCTTCATCTGGTGGCAGAGCCGGATCAAGCGCGAGCCCCTCGTGCCGCTCGGACTGTTCCGCGACCGCAACTTCTCGCTCGGCAACGGTGGCATCGCCCTGGTGTCGCTCGCGATCACCGCGATGTCCCTGCCGATCCAGTTCTACGCCCAGGGCGTACGCGGCTGGAGCCCCACGCAGGCCGCGCTCCTCATGGTGCCGATGGCCGTCGTGCTGATGGTGCTCTCGCCGTTCGTCGGCAAGCTCGTCGACCGGGCGCATCCGCGCAACATCACCCTCGTGGGCTTCAGCACTGCGGCGATCGCGATGCTGTGGCTGTCACTGATTCTGACCCCGACCACCCCCGTGTGGCAGCTGCTGCTGCCGATGGCGCTGTTCGGCGTCTCCAACGCCTGCCTGTGGGCGCCGCTCAGCGCAACCGCCACCCGCAACCTGCCGATGGCCTCGGCGGGCGCCGGCGCCGGCGTCTACAACACGACCCGCCAGATTGGCGCGGTGCTCGGCAGTGCCGCGATCGCCTCGCTCATCGAAGCGCGGCTGGCGGCCAACGCGCTCGGCGGTTCCTCGGGCGACTTCTTCTCACAGAAGGGCCCGATGCCGGCCCAGGTCCAGGGGCCGTTCGCCGATGCGATGGCCCAGTCGCTGCTGCTGCCGGTCTTCGCGTTCGCGATCGGCATCGTCGCGGTGCTGTTCTTCGCAGCGCCGTCCCACGAAGGCCGTCGCGAGGGCCCACCCGTCGCCGCGCCCGTCACCGCCAAGTAG
- the cysT gene encoding sulfate ABC transporter permease subunit CysT, translating into MTTLARGQTRTRRTRTHSSLTRTSALGLGLALSWFSLLVLIPLALVVIQSVDGGWQTFRDTLTDPQTAAALRLTVTQATYVTLINVVMGTLIAWVLVRDTFPGKRLLEVIIDIPFALPTIVAGLVLLSLYGPSSPLGINVASTGRSVFLALLFVTLPFVIRTVQPVLMELDLDVEEAAASLGASRATTLRRIILPALAPAITAGAALSFARGISEYGSLVLLSGNLPNQTEVASVRILTYIENGDAAAAASVAVILLVIALLAIVLLQVLTRVAAHRG; encoded by the coding sequence ATGACGACGCTCGCCCGCGGGCAGACGCGCACGCGGCGCACCCGTACGCACTCCTCGCTGACCCGGACCTCGGCCCTCGGCCTGGGCCTCGCGCTGAGCTGGTTCAGCCTGCTCGTGCTGATCCCGCTGGCCCTCGTCGTGATCCAATCGGTCGACGGCGGCTGGCAGACCTTCCGGGACACCCTCACAGACCCCCAGACCGCGGCTGCTCTCCGGCTCACCGTGACCCAGGCGACCTACGTCACGCTGATCAACGTCGTGATGGGCACACTGATCGCGTGGGTGCTCGTCCGTGACACGTTCCCCGGCAAGCGACTGCTCGAGGTCATCATCGACATCCCGTTCGCGCTACCGACGATCGTCGCCGGCCTGGTGCTGCTGAGCCTGTACGGCCCGTCCAGCCCGCTCGGCATCAACGTCGCCAGCACCGGGCGATCGGTCTTTCTGGCGCTGCTGTTCGTGACGCTGCCGTTCGTGATCCGCACCGTGCAGCCCGTCCTGATGGAGCTCGACCTCGATGTCGAGGAGGCCGCGGCATCCCTCGGCGCGAGCCGCGCCACGACGCTGCGCCGCATCATTCTGCCAGCGCTCGCCCCTGCCATCACCGCCGGAGCCGCGCTCTCGTTCGCCCGGGGCATCAGTGAGTACGGCTCGCTGGTGCTGCTGTCAGGCAATCTGCCAAACCAGACCGAGGTGGCGTCGGTCCGCATCCTGACGTACATCGAGAACGGCGACGCGGCCGCGGCCGCGTCGGTCGCGGTGATCCTGCTCGTCATCGCGCTGCTGGCGATCGTGCTGCTGCAGGTCCTGACCCGGGTGGCGGCCCATCGTGGCTAG